In Aspergillus chevalieri M1 DNA, chromosome 7, nearly complete sequence, the sequence AGTGCCGACTAGGGTGCCCACGAGGTCCGCGTAGTAGAAGATCGTGCGCTGGATCTTGCTTACTCCTGGAGCTGGAATTATGACGACATCGTTGTCGAGAGTATCGCCTGTTAGCAACCTGAGGTGGAACTCGAGTGTGGAGTCGATTTTGAAGATAGCGTTCAGGCAGCGACGTGTGTGGGCGGCATGTCGTTCGCAGATATTGGCGAGGAACGCGAAAATGAACACCATCAATGCTGACGAAGCAGAATTCATGTACAACTGCCATAGATTACTATATTTGTAGAGATGGCCGGTTCCAATCCAGGCGAAGACGCCAACCCAGTATAGGCTAACAGTGCCCAGGTGGCCGAAAACATGGGATAACCACGTAATACTTCGTCCGAGCCAGGTCTCCAAGGGGAGTTCTGCATTAGAATCGATCGCATTCCTGTATTGGTTGGCCAAATCCATCACTCGGCTGCGCTTCTCCTCGTCTTCTTTGTCTGTTTCTTGATGGAGTTTGGCCAGCATTCTGCTGTGGCTGAGAATACGTGACTGCAACTCAGCGACCACTGCCATCTCTTCCCCGTAGGCATTCAGCTGCTGTCTGACAAGAAACGAGTCAAACACATAGCTGATAATAGCTTGGACGTCGGAGATCAAAACTTGCCAGCTGTCTGTGCCTGCGTATTTAATGCCGAGCAGAGCCCAAACCAGAAGGCTCGCGAGGATAAGAAAGAAAACGGGTTCTGAGCCAGACACTCGAACAACGGTATCAAGCCAGCGATCAAGCAGTCTAGCTTTGCTCTTGGGGGCGTATCCAGTGAAATTAGGCATGTCCGCTTGAACGTCCTCTCTCCTAGTCCATTGGGTTGGGGCTACGCCTTGGATCTGAGCCCCAGCTCCTGGCTTGCTGAGAATACTCATAAGACGGTTCATTTTGATTCATTGATGGTGCGAGACAGCCCTGAATGCGAAGCAATATACAAGGTCTATCTAAGGACACTGAATTCAACTGGTAGGATGGTTAGCAGATCTAATGGTCAGCTCTTTAACGGCACAAATATGGACAAACCAAATATGCTTTTCCATCCCTTTAATATTGCGTTGACTTGGATCAAGGCGTTGATATCCTAATAGTCTTTTGCCTTCCGCCAGAAAAAGGTCGTCTATAACCTCTGTGGATAAGGCCATCCGGTGTGGCTAGTAGCAAAGAAATAACAAATAACCAGGCAGATGATAGTAGGCTATTCATCGGCATAGGATTGGAAATACAGTATCAGATAACAGATATTCTTAAATAATAAGACCAGCAATAGTGTTGAGGATTAATGCATGAGAAGGCTGAGAGAATATGCACGTACCCAACTTTTTCTAGTTCGGCTAGGAGAATGTTAGCTATTTTATCTAGATTAAGCTTTTCACCGACAGTGACAGAAAAGCTTGGCTTGCCCGTGAAGTTTGTCTTGCACCTAGGGCCCTATCTAATGATTAGTTTCGCAATTAGGCATCAGCGATAAACATGCGAGTCCTATGCATGCCTCATTGAAGGCTACTAGGCCACTAATGCACTCACTTGGCAGAAGAATCTCCAGCAACCTGCATGTTTCTTCCCCCCTTCCCACTTCTTTCTTATGCGTCCCGCATATCAACTTATCCTGTGCAATATGCCCTTCTCGCCACGATGGTCATATTAGTCTCTGAGCCCTGGTAGGTGCCATGAATGTGGGTGCGGTTTCAACCAAACATCATTTTGATAACGTAGGTGCCTAGAATGGACTTACCGAAAATTTCTCACCGTTTATCAAACGCTATTTACCATCATACCTCGCGGGCCGTGCGGTTGAGGCAGTCGGTCTCTGGATCGTACCAATCCCAGCCGTGAAATCCCACATTTAGGCCTTTTCCAGGATTATCCTTGCTGTATGGTCAGAATCTGAGGCCAATCATCTGCAACAGAAAGGCGGAAACTTGTAACAGAGAATGTTGCGTCTCTAATTATAGTAGCGTGACTTTGTTGGTGCTTCTGCCTACAGCTGATTAGCTTTATCGTGGTGCCCGGAAAGCCCAAATACCTCGATAGTAGCGAAGGCTCATCTGGATCTGTCACTCATGTCGTTACGCTTCAGAGCTCTGAAATGCATTTCTTTGCATGTCTACTTAATGCATCTCAAAATCTTAGAGTTTCTAGTCTGTTCGACTTGTACTTTATACCAAAGTGTTTCTCAACGTCGTAGTTTTGCTTCTATAAAGAGCGATAATTTAAAAGGACGCAAAATAAAAGTTATGTACTCTTTTTAACAAAATCAACCACAGTGTTTCTTGCAGTGTTATCCCGCTGcgtctcccatgttgccaACATTGATTAAGTCGACTCCCTCTCGTTCTAGAACACACCATATATACTTCCGCAAGCCCCGAGGCCAGCTAGGTACTCTCCAGTAGCGAACTCGCAGGCTGCGTCTGTGTGCAATCTTAATGTAGCTGCGTTCAATGGCCAGCTGGTGTTGGGCAAAGCCGTCGCATGAGAGGGTACTAATCgcagtgaaaaaaaaaaaaaatctacCGAGGCGTAATAACTGTTTGTAATATTGTATTCCTTTGGAATCGACATCATGGGCTGTATTTGATTGTCTTAAATTTTGCCTAGCTCATATTCGGGGTTCGCGCTTGACTCCACGTCATGGTGAGGAGGAGCAGAAGGCTCTGCCTCTAACAGCAGCTGCTTTTGAGGCAGCCTTTCCGGTGGCGCTGCGCTTATAGAAAATATCACGATATGTCTGGTTGGCGATGATGGCGTGAAAGGGCACATTCCCCATGGCGATGATCGTGACAGGGCGCTCGTTGATACCTGTCCCGTTGAAATTTGTCAGGTACCCCGCTTTGCGCAAAGGCCCTAGTTGGTCTACCACAAGAGGCCAGAGTTTATCACCGTTTGCCTTGAAGTTGAGCAACAATACGAGAGTCTGGGATGGTTCTTTGGCAAAGGCCCCAGCCAGTGATGAGTTATTCCCTTGTGGGGGCACTGGCCGACTTGGACGCTTGTTACGCTTTTGGAGTAGTTCGAACAAAGGCGTCAGGTACAGACTGTGCAGCGACGCGTCCTGGTGAAGAGAGTAAGGAGTGTGGCCAACGAGCACGTCTTCGTTGGACGGCCAGATATCTGCCTTGATACTCAAACACCCAGCATCGATGGCACAGTGCAAAGGCGCCCTTCGCCAGTAGTCGCTAGAAGAGTGGCATCTGACGGGATCGAAGCCGTTCTCGTTCCAGTGGGAGAAGGCAGCGGGACCAAGATTAGCATTGGGGTCGTTGGAAATGAGATATATCATGCCATCCCAGACGGGTGGGACGAGGTTGAGTAGTCCCCTTGGGATAAAACCAACAATTAGCGCTGGTTATGACCATGAGACCGCAAGTTGTACTCACAAGAAAATCACCCAACCCCAGAATAAGCATAAGAAGGCTTTGCAGATGAAGCCTATTGTAGAACATGGACGTGTACTATAGGGTGCGTAACAGTATGTCCAGGCAGTCATCAGGCGGTCTGACCATACTTGCCGTGGGAAATCCATCCCCTTGCTCACTCCGCACGCATTCAAGCTGCTTGAAGGCAGACCTGAATCTGAGAAATCACCGACAGAGCTCTCCTCGTGTATCACTTGGAGGGGGAAATTGTAGTTCTTGTCCGCAGAAGGCGCGTCACTTTCCTCACCAAGTGAAATCATGACTGAAGAAATGTATCTCTCCTGCCGAGACTGAGGCTATTACTATAGAGGGACAGACAGGAATTTAATCACGAATATCCATGTGTTGTTgctgaagagaaagagaggacgATTGTGGAGTCACTGAGCGCAAGAGGGTGTCTACTGCTACAAATACGGACAAATCAACCCCGCCAGGCTCTAGGTAGCCATAGGAAGGGTTCTTTGGGCCCTGCGAATATTCAAGATGAACAGCCTCAATGATCATCCCGTCTACAATAATAGCATGGACTGCCAAGCTGACAGGTAAGGCTTGTTTAGGACAAGCCTTGTGACAAGCGATTGAGAGCCAATCACAAAAAGTGCGCAAATAATGCGTTCCACGGGTCGCCCCGCAGAGATCTAGGTCGCTGGACGTCAGGAGCTGACGACGTTCTGTCGACAAAATTAGTGGCTCTCACTACGGAGGAGGCCCATACTGTGACTCTCTCGAAAGTGGAAATTCGCCCATAACGGTTTTGGAGCCGTCGCTCGTAGTCTTTACTCGGCCTGCTTGCTTCCGCTTTGTTCATTGTATGTGTCCTCTAGTATG encodes:
- the FET4 gene encoding low-affinity Fe(2+) transport protein (COG:P;~EggNog:ENOG410PHER;~InterPro:IPR007251;~PFAM:PF04120;~TransMembrane:7 (o66-85i189-209o221-241i294-318o330-349i404-428o434-455i);~go_process: GO:0055085 - transmembrane transport [Evidence IEA]), with the translated sequence MNRLMSILSKPGAGAQIQGVAPTQWTRREDVQADMPNFTGYAPKSKARLLDRWLDTVVRVSGSEPVFFLILASLLVWALLGIKYAGTDSWQVLISDVQAIISYVFDSFLVRQQLNAYGEEMAVVAELQSRILSHSRMLAKLHQETDKEDEEKRSRVMDLANQYRNAIDSNAELPLETWLGRSITWLSHVFGHLGTVSLYWVGVFAWIGTGHLYKYSNLWQLYMNSASSALMVFIFAFLANICERHAAHTRRCLNAIFKIDSTLEFHLRLLTGDTLDNDVVIIPAPGVSKIQRTIFYYADLVGTLVGTAILLAVIIFWVAIGPLLHFDSNWWLIIGTYAGLIGMNDGFVLRNMQACRRSYVDSEFTKIDSQDAKLFEMVALPIPVKESTRKESLTRRASDLMNRFCAHELTVVAGFLTILGLIAGASAMKWTMTGQLLCNVPPSLIELFFMLILITGHNSADDQRRIDLQNIYKRRLELLAFVNGLKAFQVELNVVKG
- the AIM6_3 gene encoding altered inheritance of mitochondria protein 6 (COG:S;~EggNog:ENOG410PITV); the encoded protein is MISLGEESDAPSADKNYNFPLQVIHEESSVGDFSDSGLPSSSLNACGVSKGMDFPRQVWGLLNLVPPVWDGMIYLISNDPNANLGPAAFSHWNENGFDPVRCHSSSDYWRRAPLHCAIDAGCLSIKADIWPSNEDVLVGHTPYSLHQDASLHSLYLTPLFELLQKRNKRPSRPVPPQGNNSSLAGAFAKEPSQTLVLLLNFKANGDKLWPLVVDQLGPLRKAGYLTNFNGTGINERPVTIIAMGNVPFHAIIANQTYRDIFYKRSATGKAASKAAAVRGRAFCSSSP